A window from Citrus sinensis cultivar Valencia sweet orange chromosome 3, DVS_A1.0, whole genome shotgun sequence encodes these proteins:
- the LOC102629070 gene encoding DNA replication licensing factor MCM7, whose translation MTIFDLDADKAFAKEFISNFADANGDAKYANILQDVANRKIRSIQIDLEDLFNYKDFDEEFFRRVTENTHRYIGIFASAIDELLPEPTEAFPDDDHDILMTQRSEDGADNTDGADPRQKMPPEIKRYYEVYIRASSKGRPFSIREVKASYIGQLVRISGIITRCSDVKPLMQVAVYTCEECGFEIYQEVTARVFMPLFECPSQRCKINKTKGNLILQLRASKFLKFQEAKIQELAEHVPKGHIPRTMTVHLRGELTRKVAPGDVVEFSGIFLPIPYTGFRALRAGLVADTYLEAMSVTHFKKKYEEYELRGDEEEHISRLAEDGDIYNKLARSLAPEIYGHEDIKKALLLLLVGAPHRKLKDGMKIRGDLHICLMGDPGVAKSQLLKHIINVAPRGVYTTGRGSSGVGLTAAVQRDNVTNEMVLEGGALVLADMGICAIDEFDKMDESDRTAIHEVMEQQTVSIAKAGITTSLNARTAVLSAANPAWGRYDLRRTPAENINLPPALLSRFDLLWLILDRADMDSDLEMARHVVYVHQNKESPALGFTPLEPAILRAYISAARRLSPCVPRELEEYIAAAYSNIRQEEAKSNTPHSYTTVRTLLSILRISAALARLRFSETVAQSDVDEALRLMQMSKFSLYSDDRQRSGLDAISDIYSILRDEAARSNKLDVSYAHALNWISRKGYSEAQLKECLEEYAALNVWQIHPHTFDIRFIDA comes from the exons ATGACAATCTTCGACCTCGACGCAGATAAAG CTTTCGCAAAGGAGTTCATTTCGAACTTCGCGGACGCAAATGGCGATGCCAAATACGCGAACATTCTC CAAGATGTTGCAAATCGTAAAATTCGTTCAATCCAGATTGATCTTGAAGACCTATTTAAC TATAAAGACTTtgatgaagaattttttagGAGAGTTACTGAAAACACCCACCGGTATATTGGGATTTTTGCTTCTGCAATTGACGAGTTATTGCCGGAGCCCACGGAGGCATTTCCGGATGACGACCATGATATATTGATGACACAGAGATCTGAGGATGGGGCGGATAATACTGATGGAGCTGATCCACGTCAGAAGATGCCTCCGGAAATTAAGCGTTATTA TGAAGTTTATATCAGAGCATCATCAAAGGGGCGACCGTTTTCTATTAGGGAGGTCAAGGCTTCATACATTGGCCAGCTTGTAAGGATATCTGGTATTATAACCCGTTGTTCAGATGTTAAGCCACTTATGCAGGTAGCAGTATATACTTGTGAAGAGTGTGGTTTCGAAATCTACCAG GAAGTAACTGCCCGTGTTTTCATGCCTTTATTTGAGTGCCCATCCCAACGctgtaaaataaacaaaacgaAAGGGAATCTGATTCTTCAACTCAGAGCATCAAAATTTCTGAAGTTTCAGGAG GCTAAGATTCAAGAGTTGGCTGAACATGTTCCAAAAGGTCATATACCTCGAACAATGACTGTTCATTTAAGAGGAGAACTCACAAGAAAG GTTGCTCCAGGAGATGTTGTTGAATTTTCAGGGATCTTTCTTCCAATTCCTTACACTGGTTTTAGAGCACTCCGTGCTGGATTAGTTGCAGATACATACTTGGAGGCCATGTCTGTCActcattttaagaaaaaatacgAGGA ATATGAACTTAGAGGAGATGAGGAAGAACATATTTCTCGTTTGGCTGAGGATGGTGATATCTACAATAAGTTGGCACGATCACTGGCCCCTGAAATTTATGGACatgaagatattaaaaaaGCTCTGCTTCTTCTCCTTGTGGGTGCTCCTCACCGCAAATTAAAGGATGGGATGAAG ATTAGAGGAGACTTACATATATGTCTGATGGGTGATCCTGGGGTTGCCAAAAGTCAGCTTCTCAAGCACATTATCAATGTAGCGCCCAGGGGGGTGTATACCACTGGAAGAGGTAGCAGTGGAGTTGGTCTAACTGCTGCTGTTCAGAGAGATAATGTGACAAATGAGATGGTTCTGGAAGGAGGAGCATTG GTGCTAGCAGATATGGGTATTTGTGCTATTGATGAATTTGACAAGATGGATGAATCAGATCGTACAGCAATTCATGAAGTTATGGAGCAGCAAACTGTTAGCATTGCCAAAGCTGGAATCACCACATCTTTGAATGCCAGAACTGCGGTTCTTTCTGCTGCTAATCCAGCTTG GGGAAGATATGATCTACGGAGAACTCCTGCTGAAAATATCAACCTCCCTCCTGCCCTTCTATCAAGGTTTGATCTTCTGTGGCTGATCCTAGATCGAGCGGATATGGATAGTGATCTTGAAATGGCTAGGCATGTTGTCTATGTGCACCAGAACAAGGAGTCTCCTGCTCTTGGGTTTACTCCTCTTGAGCCAGCTATTCTTCG TGCATATATTTCTGCTGCAAGAAGATTATCCCCTTGTGTCCCAAGAGAACTGGAGGAATATATTGCTGCAGCATACTCCAATATCCGGCAAGAAGAAGCTAAATCAAATACGCCTCATTCATATACAACAGTGCGAACTTTACTTAGCATTCTGCGGATATCAGCT GCACTTGCAAGGCTTCGATTCTCAGAAACTGTTGCTCAGAGTGATGTGGATGAGGCACTAAGGTTAATGCAGATGTCAAAGTTCTCTTTGTATTCTGATGATCGTCAGAGATCTGGTCTGGATGCTATATCTGATATTTACTCAATTTTGCGGGATGAGGCTGCAAGGAGTAACAAGTTGGATGTGAGCTATGCCCATGCACTCAACTGGATCTCTAGGAAG GGATACAGTGAAGCACAGTTGAAAGAATGTTTAGAGGAATATGCAGCATTAAATGTGTGGCAGATACATCCCCATACATTTGATATCCGCTTCATTGATGCTTGA
- the LOC102629541 gene encoding vacuolar protein sorting-associated protein 51 homolog, whose protein sequence is MAVDDVPLDDKAKRMRDLLSSFYAPDPSMPNESSGKYVPLDAIDTNSFDADQYMNLLVQKSSLEGLLQRHVEMAAEIKNLDTDLQMLVYENYSKFISATDTIKRMNSNIVGMEANMEQLLEKIKSVQSRSDGVNTSLSEKREHIEKLHCKRNLLRKVQFIYDLPARLGKCTESEAYADAVRFYTGALPIFKAYGDSSFQDCKRASEEAIAIVIKNLQGKLFSDSESTHARAEAAVLLKQLDFPVDSLKAKLLEKLEQSLGDLQLKDEDLSNCLLKSNDPSKQEKTTELVPSTIHEASVREFVEAVQAYRVIFPDAEKQLIRLVQDLVTKNFETAEQYGKKRISSADLLGVLRMIWKDVLLMDEVLHEAVLSEFSLEAAQITVKHYVASQFSLLLHDISDALTKVYVGQKEGMEECPLQVALEASKKAVLQGSMDVLLEFRQLLDDKIGVLVKLKDLIIDWVQEGFQEFFRALDNRFLLLSGRNNSSSPVQGLEGTQGDKVLVGLVLVLAQLSVFIEQTAIPRITEEIAASFSGGGVRGYENGPAFVPGEICRIFRSSGEKLLHHYINMRNQKISILLRKRLTTPNWVKHKEPREVHMFVDLFLQELRAIADEVKQILPQGLQRRHRRTDSNGSTTSSRSNPLREDKLSRSTTQKARSQLLETHLAKLFKQKVEIFTKVEYTQESVITTIVKLSLKSFQEFVRLQTYNRSGFQQIQLDVQYLRTPLKETVEDEAAIDFLLDEVIVAAAERCLDPIPLEPPILDKLIQAKLAKTRDLNAVSP, encoded by the exons ATGGCCGTGGACGACGTTCCGTTGGATGACAAAGCAAAGAGAATGAGAGATCTGCTGTCGAGCTTCTACGCTCCCGATCCTTCCATGCCCAATGAATCTTCTGGGAAATACGTACCGTTAGATGCAATCGACACCAATTCATTCGATGCTGATCAATACATGAATCTCCTG GTACAAAAGTCGAGTTTGGAAGGGCTTCTGCAGAGGCATGTTGAAATGGCTGCTGAGATAAAAAATCTTGATACTGACTTGCAGATGTTAGTCTATGAAAATTACAGCAAGTTTATCAGCGCCACTGACACAATCAAAAG GATGAATAGTAATATTGTGGGCATGGAAGCGAATATGGAACAACTCCTTGAGAAG ATAAAGTCAGTGCAATCTAGAAGTGACGGGGTCAACACTTCTCTTTCTGAAAAGAGAGAACATATAGAGAAATTACATTGCAAGCGCAACCTTCTGCGGAAAGTTCAG TTCATTTATGATTTACCTGCTAGACTTGGAAAATGTACCGAATCAGAAGCCTATGCTGATGCAGTCAGGTTCTACACTGGAGCATTGCCAATTTTTAAG GCATATGGGGATTCTTCATTCCAGGATTGTAAGCGAGCATCTGAAGAAGCAATTGCCATTGTAATAAAGAACTTGCAg GGGAAGCTGTTCTCAGATTCAGAATCTACACATGCAAGAGCTGAGGCTGCAGTTCTTCTTAAGCAGTTGGATTTTCCG GTGGACAGCTTGAAGGCAAAACTGCTTGAAAAGTTGGAACAATCTCTTGGGGACCTTCAGCTTAAGGACGAAGATTTAAGCAATTGTTTATTGAAGTCAAATGATCCTTCTAAACAAGAAAAAACTACCGAGTTAGTTCCTTCTACAATTCATGAG GCTTCTGTTCGAGAATTTGTGGAGGCTGTTCAAGCTTATCGAGTAATATTTCCCGACGCAGAGAAGCAGCTAATTAGACTTGTGCAAGATTTGGTTACCAA GAACTTTGAAACTGCTGAGCAGTATGGAAAGAAACGAATAAGCTCAGCTGATTTATTGGGTGTTCTtc GAATGATTTGGAAAGATGTTTTGCTGATGGATGAAGTGTTACATGAAGCTGTTCTCTCAGAGTTTTCCCTGGAG GCTGCCCAGATTACTGTCAAACATTATGTTGCCAGccaattttctcttcttctacATGATATATCAG ATGCCCTTACAAAAGTTTATGTTGGACAAAAGGAGGGAATGGAAGAATGCCCCTTGCAGGTTGCCCTGGAGGCCAGCAAAAAAGCTGTACTTCAAGGCAGCATGGATGTCTTGTtg GAATTCCGCCAACTTCTTGATGACAAGATTGGGGTACTAGTTAAACTAAAAGACTTGATTATTGATTGGGTTCAAGAAGGATTTCAAGAGTTCTTCAGGGCACTTGACAACCGATTCCTATTGCTTTCGGGAAGAAATAACTCATCTAGTCCAGTTCAAGGTTTGGAGGGAACGCAGGGTGACAAAGTTCTTGTTGGGCTTGTTTTGGTACTGGCCCAACTATCTGTCTTCATTGAGCAAACTGCCATCCCACGAATTACCGAG GAGATAGCTGCTTCCTTCTCTGGTGGTGGTGTTAGAGGCTATGAAAATGGGCCTGCCTTTGTCCCAGGGGAAATTTGTCGGATTTTTCGGTCTTCTGGTGAAAAACTTCTGCATCAT TACATAAACATGAGAAATCAGAAGATATCAATTCTCCTGAGGAAAAGATTGACAACGCCTAATTGGGTCAAG CACAAGGAGCCAAGAGAAGTCCACATGTTTGttgatttatttcttcaagag TTGAGAGCAATAGCAGATGAGGTAAAGCAAATTCTACCACAGGGGCTCCAGCGTAGGCATCGTCGGACTGATAGTAATGGCAGCACCACCTCCTCTCGCAGTAATCCATTACGAGAGGATAAATTGAGTCGGTCAACCACCCAAAAGGCCAGGAGCCAGCTTTTGGAAACTCATCTAGCTAAATTGTTCAAGCAAAAGGTCGAAATTTTTACCAAAGTTGAATATACACAG GAGTCAGTTATAACAACTATAGTAAAACTTAGCCTTAAAAGTTTCCAAGAATTTGTCCGACTCCAGACTTATAACCGAAGTGGATTTCAGCAAATTCAGTTGGATGTCCAGTACCTTAGAACTCCCTTAAAGGAAACCGTTGAAGATGAAGCTGCCATTGACTTTTTGCTTGATGAG GTGATAGTTGCTGCTGCCGAACGTTGTCTTGACCCAATTCCTTTGGAGCCTCCCATCTTGGACAAACTCATACAAGCAAAATTGGCAAAAACAAGGGACCTAAATGCAGTATCTCCGTAA